Proteins from one Oryza sativa Japonica Group chromosome 12, ASM3414082v1 genomic window:
- the LOC4352871 gene encoding malate dehydrogenase, glyoxysomal gives MEDAAAAARRMERLASHLRPPASQMEESPLLRGSNCRAKGAAPGFKVAILGASGGIGQPLALLMKMNPLVSVLHLYDVVNTPGVTADISHMNTGAVVRGFLGQPQLENALTGMDLVIIPAGVPRKPGMTRDDLFNINAGIVRTLCEGIAKCCPNAIVNVISNPVNSTVPIAAEVFKKAGTYDPKRLLGVTTLDVVRANTFVAEVLGLDPRDVNVPVIGGHAGVTILPLLSQVNPPCSFTSEEISYLTTRIQNGGTEVVEAKAGAGSATLSMAYAASKFADACLRGLRGDAGIVECSFVASQVTELPFFASKVRLGRCGIEEILSLGPLNEFERAGLEKAKKELAESIQKGVAFINK, from the exons ATGGAggacgcagcagcagcagcaaggcgGATGGAGAGGCTTGCCTCCCACCTCCGCCCGCCCGCTTCTCAG ATGGAGGAATCACCCCTCCTGAGGGGCTCCAATTGCCGGGCAAAAGGTGCCGCTCCGGGTTTCAAGGTCGCCATCTTGGGAGCGTCTGGTGGGATTGGCCAGCCTCTTGCATTGCTCATGAAGATGAACCCTCTTGTTTCTGTGCTCCATCTGTACGATGTTGTCAACACTCCCGGTGTCACAGCTGACATTAGCCACATGAACACTGGTGCTGTG GTGCGTGGTTTCTTGGGCCAGCCACAGTTGGAAAATGCCCTTACTGGAATGGATCTTGTGATCATTCCTGCTGGTGTTCCTCGTAAGCCTGGGATGACAAGGGATGATTTGTTCAACATCAATGCCGGAATCGTCCGGACTCTTTGTGAAGGAATCGCAAAATGCTGCCCCAATGCAATTGTGAATGTGATCAGCAACCCTGTCAATTCTACTGTTCCGATTGCTGCTGAGGTTTTTAAGAAAGCTGGGACATATGACCCTAAGCGCCTTTTGGGGGTGACGACACTTGATGTAGTGAGAGCCAATACTTTTGTG GCAGAAGTTCTTGGGCTTGACCCCAGAGATGTAAATGTCCCTGTCATTGGTGGGCATGCAGGAGTAACAATATTACCACTCCTTTCACAG GTGAATCCTCCCTGCTCATTCACCTCAGAAGAAATTAGTTATCTTACCACTCGCATACAGAATGGTGGGACAGAAGTAGTCGAG GCTAAAGCTGGAGCGGGGTCTGCAACCCTTTCAATG GCGTATGCAGCTTCTAAATTTGCAGATGCTTGCTTGAGAGGATTGCGTGGCGACGCTGGGATAGTGGAGtgctcttttgtagcttctcAG GTGACAGAGCTGCCTTTCTTTGCATCCAAAGTGCGGTTAGGTCGCTGTGGCATCGAGGAGATCTTATCACTTGGTCCATTGAATGAATTCGAAAG AGCTGGACTGGAGAAGGCTAAGAAGGAGCTGGCCGAGAGTATCCAAAAGGGGGTCGCTTTCATCAACAAGTGA
- the LOC4352871 gene encoding malate dehydrogenase, glyoxysomal isoform X1, with amino-acid sequence MEDAAAAARRMERLASHLRPPASQMEESPLLRGSNCRAKGAAPGFKVAILGASGGIGQPLALLMKMNPLVSVLHLYDVVNTPGVTADISHMNTGAVVRGFLGQPQLENALTGMDLVIIPAGVPRKPGMTRDDLFNINAGIVRTLCEGIAKCCPNAIVNVISNPVNSTVPIAAEVFKKAGTYDPKRLLGVTTLDVVRANTFVAEVLGLDPRDVNVPVIGGHAGVTILPLLSQAKAGAGSATLSMAYAASKFADACLRGLRGDAGIVECSFVASQVTELPFFASKVRLGRCGIEEILSLGPLNEFERAGLEKAKKELAESIQKGVAFINK; translated from the exons ATGGAggacgcagcagcagcagcaaggcgGATGGAGAGGCTTGCCTCCCACCTCCGCCCGCCCGCTTCTCAG ATGGAGGAATCACCCCTCCTGAGGGGCTCCAATTGCCGGGCAAAAGGTGCCGCTCCGGGTTTCAAGGTCGCCATCTTGGGAGCGTCTGGTGGGATTGGCCAGCCTCTTGCATTGCTCATGAAGATGAACCCTCTTGTTTCTGTGCTCCATCTGTACGATGTTGTCAACACTCCCGGTGTCACAGCTGACATTAGCCACATGAACACTGGTGCTGTG GTGCGTGGTTTCTTGGGCCAGCCACAGTTGGAAAATGCCCTTACTGGAATGGATCTTGTGATCATTCCTGCTGGTGTTCCTCGTAAGCCTGGGATGACAAGGGATGATTTGTTCAACATCAATGCCGGAATCGTCCGGACTCTTTGTGAAGGAATCGCAAAATGCTGCCCCAATGCAATTGTGAATGTGATCAGCAACCCTGTCAATTCTACTGTTCCGATTGCTGCTGAGGTTTTTAAGAAAGCTGGGACATATGACCCTAAGCGCCTTTTGGGGGTGACGACACTTGATGTAGTGAGAGCCAATACTTTTGTG GCAGAAGTTCTTGGGCTTGACCCCAGAGATGTAAATGTCCCTGTCATTGGTGGGCATGCAGGAGTAACAATATTACCACTCCTTTCACAG GCTAAAGCTGGAGCGGGGTCTGCAACCCTTTCAATG GCGTATGCAGCTTCTAAATTTGCAGATGCTTGCTTGAGAGGATTGCGTGGCGACGCTGGGATAGTGGAGtgctcttttgtagcttctcAG GTGACAGAGCTGCCTTTCTTTGCATCCAAAGTGCGGTTAGGTCGCTGTGGCATCGAGGAGATCTTATCACTTGGTCCATTGAATGAATTCGAAAG AGCTGGACTGGAGAAGGCTAAGAAGGAGCTGGCCGAGAGTATCCAAAAGGGGGTCGCTTTCATCAACAAGTGA
- the LOC4352872 gene encoding receptor-like protein kinase 7, which yields MPPPSLLLPPLLLLLGLHAAAAAVSEVSALMAFKNALTIPPTAAAFFARWDAAAASPCNFTGVDCANSGGGGVTAVAVEGLGVAATSVPFDVLCGSLPSLAKLSLPSNALAGGIGGVAGCTALEVLDLAFNGFSGHVPDLSPLTRLQRLNVSQNSFTGAFPWRALASMPGLTVLAAGDNGFFEKTETFPDEITALTNLTVLYLSAANIGGVIPPGIGNLAKLVDLELSDNALTGEIPPEITKLTNLLQLELYNNSLHGELPAGFGNLTKLQFFDASMNHLTGSLSELRSLTQLVSLQLFYNGFTGDVPPEFGEFKELVNLSLYNNNLTGELPRDLGSWAEFNFIDVSTNALSGPIPPFMCKRGKMTRLLMLENNFSGQIPATYANCTTLVRFRVSKNSMSGDVPDGLWALPNVDIIDLANNQFTGGIGDGIGRAALLSSLDLAGNRFSGAIPPSIGDASNLETIDISSNGLSGKIPASIGRLARLGSLNIARNGITGAIPASIGECSSLSTVNFTGNKLAGAIPSELGTLPRLNSLDLSGNDLSGAVPASLAALKLSSLNMSDNKLVGPVPEPLSIAAYGESFKGNPGLCATNGVDFLRRCSPGSGGHSAATARTVVTCLLAGLAVVLAALGAVMYIKKRRRAEAEAEEAAGGKVFGKKGSWDLKSFRVLAFDEHEVIDGVRDENLIGSGGSGNVYRVKLGSGAVVAVKHITRTRAAAAAARSTAASAAMLRSPSAARRTASVRCREFDSEVGTLSSIRHVNVVKLLCSITSDDGAASLLVYEHLPNGSLYERLHEGQKLGGRGGLGWPERYDIAVGAARGLEYLHHGCDRPILHRDVKSSNILLDESFKPRIADFGLAKILDGAAATPDTTSAGVVAGTLGYMAPEYSYTWKVTEKSDVYSFGVVLLELVTGRTAIMAEYGESRDIVEWVSRRLDSRDKVMSLLDASIGEEWEKEEAVRVLRVAVVCTSRTPSMRPSMRSVVQMLEAAAIGREFAVVTSVKVKVIP from the coding sequence ATGCCACCgccctcccttctcctccctcctctcctcctcctcctcggcctccatgccgccgccgccgccgtctccgaggTGTCGGCCCTCATGGCCTTCAAGAACGCCCTCACCatccctcccaccgccgccgccttcttcgccCGGTGGGACGCCGCCGCGGCTTCCCCCTGCAACTTCACCGGCGTCGACTGCGCCaattccggcggcggcggcgtcaccgccgtcgccgtggagGGCTTGGGCGTGGCCGCAACGTCCGTCCCGTTCGACGTTCTGTGCGGCTCGCTGCCGTCGCTCGCGAAGCTCTCCCTGCCGTCGAACGCGCTCGCCGGGGGGATCGGCGGCGTCGCGGGGTGCACCGCCCTCGAGGTGCTCGACCTCGCGTTCAATGGCTTCTCCGGCCACGTCCCGGACCTCTCGCCGCTGACGAGGCTGCAGAGGCTCAACGTGTCGCAGAACAGCTTCACCGGCGCCTTCCCATGGCGCGCGCTGGCGTCCATGCCGGGTCTCaccgtgctcgccgccggcgacaatgGGTTCTTCGAGAAGACGGAGACGTTCCCCGACGAGATCACCGCGCTCACCAACCTCACCGTGCTCTACCTCTCCGCGGCCAACATCGGCGGCGTCATCCCTCCCGGCATCGGCAACCTCGCCAAGCTCGTCGACCTCGAGCTCTCCGACAACGCGCTCACCGGCGAGATACCGCCGGAGATCACCAAGCTCACCAACCTCCTGCAGCTCGAGCTGTACAACAACTCGCTCCACGGCGAGCTCCCGGCGGGGTTCGGGAACCTGACGAAGCTCCAGTTCTTCGACGCGTCCATGAACCACCTCACCGGCAGCCTCTCCGAGCTCCGGTCGCTCACCCAGCTCGTGTCGCTGCAGCTGTTCTACAATGGCTTCACCGGCGACGTGCCGCCGGAGTTCGGCGAGTTCAAGGAGCTCGTGAACCTGTCCCTGTACAACAACAACCTCACCGGCGAGCTGCCGCGGGATCTCGGCAGCTGGGCGGAGTTCAACTTCATCGACGTGTCCACCAACGCGCTGTCCGGCCCGATCCCGCCGTTCATGTGCAAGCGCGGCAAGATGACCAGGCTGCTCATGCTGGAGAACAACTTCTCCGGCCAGATTCCGGCCACCTACGCAAACTGCACGACGCTGGTGAGGTTCAGGGTGAGCAAGAACTCCATGTCCGGCGACGTCCCCGACGGGTTGTGGGCGCTCCCCAACGTCGACATCATTGACCTCGCCAACAACCAGTTCACCGGGGGGATCGGCGACGGCATCGGGAGAGCCGCCTTGCTGAGCAGCCTCGACCTGGCCGGGAACAGGTTCTCCGGCGCGATCCCGCCGTCGATCGGCGACGCCAGCAACCTCGAGACAATTGACATTTCGTCGAACGGGTTGTCGGGCAAAATTCCGGCGAGCATCGGGAGGCTGGCACGTCTCGGCAGCTTGAACATTGCTAGGAATGGGATCACCGGGGCCATCCCGGCGAGCATCGGCGAGTGCTCGTCGCTTAGTACGGTCAATTTCACCGGGAACAAGCTCGCCGGCGCGATCCCGTCGGAGCTGGGGACCCTGCCGCGGCTTAATTCTTTGGACTTGTCCGGGAATGACCTCTCCGGTGCCGTGCCGGCGAGCCTCGCCGCTCTGAAGCTGAGCTCCCTGAACATGTCCGACAACAAGCTCGTCGGGCCCGTGCCGGAGCCGCTCTCCATCGCGGCCTACGGCGAGAGCTTCAAGGGGAACCCCGGGCTGTGCGCCACCAACGGAGTGGACTTcctccgccgctgctcgccgggATCAGGAGGCCACTCCGCGGCCACCGCGCGCACCGTGGTCAcctgcctcctcgccggcctcgccgtagTGCTCGCGGCGCTCGGCGCGGTGATGTACAtcaagaagcggcggcgcgcggaggcggaggcggaggaggcggccggcggcaaggtGTTCGGCAAGAAGGGGTCGTGGGACCTCAAGTCGTTCAGGGTCCTGGCGTTCGACGAGCACGAGGTGATCGACGGTGTCCGCGACGAGAACCTCATCGGCAGCGGCGGGTCCGGGAACGTGTACCGCGTGAAGCTCGGGAGCGGCGCGGTGGTCGCGGTGAAGCACATCACCCGgacacgcgcggcggcggcggcggcgaggagcacggcggcgtcggccgccATGCTCcgttcgccgtcggcggcgcggcgcacggcGTCGGTGCGGTGCCGCGAGTTCGACTCGGAGGTGGGGACGCTGAGCTCGATCCGGCACGTGAACGTGGTGAAGCTCCTGTGCAGCATCaccagcgacgacggcgcggcgagccTGCTGGTGTACGAGCACCTCCCCAATGGCAGCCTCTACGAGCGCCTGCACGAGGGGCAAAAgctcggcggccgcggcggcctcgggtGGCCGGAGCGCTACGAcatcgccgtcggcgccgcccgtGGGCTGGAGTACCTCCACCACGGCTGCGACCGCCCCATCCTCCACCGTGACGTCAAGTCCAgcaacatcctcctcgacgagTCCTTCAAGCCGCGCATCGCCGACTTCGGCCTCGCCAAGAtcctcgacggcgccgccgccacgccggacACCACCAGCGCGGGCGTGGTGGCCGGCACGCTCGGGTACATGGCGCCCGAGTACTCCTACACGTGGAAGGTGACGGAGAAgagcgacgtgtacagcttcggcgtgGTGCTGCTTGAGCTGGTGACGGGGCGGACGGCGATCATGGCGGAGTACGGGGAGAGTAGGGACATCGTGGAGTGGGTGTCTCGCCGGTTAGATAGCCGAGACAAGGTGATGTCCCTCCTCGACGCCAGCATCGGCGAGGAatgggagaaggaggaggccgTCAGGGTGCTTCGCGTCGCCGTGGTGTGCACCAGCAGGACGCCGTCGATGAGGCCGTCGATGCGCTCCGTCGTGCAGAtgctcgaggcggcggcgatcggcCGGGAGTTCGCCGTGGTCACTTCGGTGAAGGTCAAGGTGATCCCCTAG
- the LOC4352873 gene encoding receptor protein-tyrosine kinase CEPR1, producing MVINLSSPPIFLLFFLWCVVVFFVAGDGGAVVAEAALDAQAAYLSQMKQEFAGPAMARWDFSAPAVDYCKFQGVGCDASGNVTAIDVTSWRLSGRLPGGVCEALPALREVRLGYNDIRGGFPGGLVNCTSLEVLNLSCSGVSGAVPDLSRMPALRVLDVSNNYFSGAFPTSIANVTTLEVANFNENPGFDIWWPPESLMALRRLRVLILSTTCMHGGVPAWLGNMTSLTDLELSGNLLTGHIPLSLARLPNLQLLELYYNLLEGVVPAELGNLTQLTDIDLSENNLTGGIPESICALPRLRVLQMYTNKLTGAIPAVLGNSTQLRILSVYRNQLTGELPADLGRYSGFNVLEVSENQLTGPLPPYACANGQLQYILVLSNLLTGAIPASYAACRPLLRFRVSNNHLDGDVPAGIFALPHASIIDLSYNHLTGPVPATIAGATNLTSLFASNNRMSGVLPPEIAGAATLVKIDLSNNQIGGAIPEAVGRLSRLNQLSLQGNRLNGSIPATLADLHSLNVLNLSYNALAGEIPEALCTLLPNSLDFSNNNLSGPVPLQLIREGLLESVAGNPGLCVAFRLNLTDPALPLCPKPARLRMRGLAGSVWVVAVCALVCVVATLALARRWVLRARQDGEHDGLPTSPASSSSYDVTSFHKLSFDQHEIVEALIDKNIVGHGGSGTVYKIELSNGELVAVKKLWVSRRSKQEHGHGGGGGCLDRELRTEVETLGSIRHKNIVKLYCCYSGADSNLLVYEYMPNGNLWDALHGGGGWGFGFLDWPTRHRVALGVAQGLAYLHHDLLFPIVHRDIKSSNILLDADFEPKVADFGIAKVLQARGDRDASTTTIAGTYGYLAPEYAYSSKATTKCDVYSFGVVLMELATGKKPIEPEFGDTRDIVQWVSGKVAAGGEGEALDKRLEWSPFKEEMVQALRVAVRCTCSIPGLRPTMADVVQMLAEAGPAAGRTAKDAANKKDSSGEPKL from the exons ATGGTGATcaatctctcttctcctccaatCTTCTTGTTGTTCTTCTTGTGGTGTGTTGTCGTCTTCTTCgtggccggcgatggcggcgcggtggtggcggaggcggcatTGGATGCTCAGGCGGCGTACCTGTCCCAGATGAAGCAGGAGTTCGCcgggccggccatggcgaggtgGGACTTCTCGGCGCCGGCCGTGGACTACTGCAAGTTCCAGGGTGTCGGGTGCGACGCCTCCGGCAACGTGACGGCCATCGACGTCACGTCGTGGAGGCTGAGCGGTAGGCTCCCCGGCGGCGTGTGCGAGGCGCTCCCGGCGCTCCGGGAGGTCCGGCTCGGGTACAACGACATCCGCGGCGGGTTCCCCGGCGGGCTGGTGAACTGCACGTCGCTGGAGGTGCTCAACCTCAGCTGCTCCGGCGTGTCGGGCGCCGTGCCGGACCTGTCGCGGATGCCGGCGCTGCGGGTGCTCGACGTGTCCAACAACTACTTCTCCGGCGCGTTCCCGACGTCGATCGCCAACGTCACCACGCTCGAGGTGGCCAACTTCAACGAGAACCCCGGGTTCGACATCTGGTGGCCGCCGGAGTCGCTGATGGCGCTGCGGCGCCTCCGCGTGCTCATCCTGTCGACGACGTGCATGcacggcggcgtcccggcgtgGCTCGGGAACATGACGTCGCTCACCGACCTGGAACTCAGCGGCAACCTCCTCACCGGCCACATCCCGCTGTCGCTGGCGCGCCTCCCAAACCTGCAGCTGCTCGAGCTCTACTACAACCTGCTTGAGGGCGTCGTCCCCGCCGAGCTCGGCAACCTCACGCAGCTCACCGACATCGACCTCTCCGAGAACAACCTcaccggcggcatcccggagTCCATCTGCGCgctgcctcgcctccgcgtGCTCCAGATGTACACCAACAAGCTCACCGGCGCCATCCCGGCCGTGCTCGGCAACTCCACGCAGCTCCGCATCCTGTCCGTCTACCGCAACCAGCTCACCGGCGAGCTCCCCGCCGACCTCGGCCGCTACTCCGGCTTCAACGTGCTGGAGGTGTCGGAGAACCAGCTCACCGGCCCGCTGCCGCCGTACGCCTGCGCCAACGGCCAGCTCCAGTACATCCTCGTGCTCAGCAACCTCCTCACCGGCGCCATCCCGGCGTCGtacgccgcgtgccggccgctGCTCCGCTTCCGCGTCAGCAACAACCACCTCGACGGCGACGTCCCCGCGGGCATCTTCGCGCTCCCGCACGCCTCCATCATCGACCTCTCCTACAACCACCTCACCGGGCCAGTGCCGGCCACCATCGCCGGCGCCACCAACCTGACGTCGCTGTTCGCGTCGAACAACCGCATGTCGGGGGTCCTGCcgccggagatcgccggcgcggcgacgctgGTCAAGATCGACCTGAGCAACAACCAGATCGGCGGGGCGATCCCGGAGGCGGTGGGGCGGCTGAGCCGGCTGAACCAGCTGTCGCTGCAGGGCAACCGGCTGAACGGCTCCATCCCGGCGACGCTCGCCGACCTCCACAGCCTGAACGTGCTGAACCTGTCGTACAATGCGCTCGCCGGCGAGATCCCGGAGGCGCTGTGCACGCTGCTGCCCAACTCGCTGGACTTCTCCAACAACAACCTGTCCGGGCCGGTGCCGCTGCAGCTGATCAGGGAGGGGCTCCTGGAGAGCGTCGCCGGCAACCCGGGGCTGTGCGTGGCGTTCCGGCTGAACCTCACCGACCCGGCGCTGCCGCTGTGCCCCAAGCCGGCGAGGCTGCGGATGCGGGGGCTCGCCGGGAGCGTGTGGGTGGTGGCGGTGTGCGCGCTGGTGTGCGTGGTGGCGACGCTGGCGCTGGCGAGGCGGTGGGTGCTGCGGGCGCGGCAGGACGGGGAGCACGACGGGCTCccgacgtcgccggcgtcgagctCGTCGTACGACGTGACGAGCTTCCACAAGCTGAGCTTCGACCAGCACGAGATCGTGGAGGCGCTGATCGACAAGAACATCGTCGGCCACGGCGGCTCCGGCACGGTGTACAAGATCGAGCTGAGCAACGGCGAGCTGGTCGCCGTGAAGAAGCTGTGGGTGTCGCGGCGGTCCAAGCAGGAgcacggccatggcggcggcggggggtgcCTCGACCGCGAGCTGCGGACGGAGGTGGAGACGCTGGGCAGCATCCGGCACAAGAACATCGTGAAGCTCTACTGCTGCTACTCCGGCGCCGACAGCAACCTGCTGGTGTACGAGTACATGCCCAACGGCAACCTATGGGACgcgctccacggcggcggcgggtggggctTCGGCTTCCTGGACTGGCCGACGCGCCACCGCGTCGCGCTCGGCGTCGCCCAGGGCCTCGCCTACCTCCACCACGACCTCCTCTTCCCCATCGTCCACCGCGACATCAAGTCCtccaacatcctcctcgacgccgACTTCGAGCCCAAGGTCGCCGACTTCGGCATCGCCAAGGTCCTCCAGGCCCGCGGCGATCGCgacgcctccaccaccaccatcgccggcACCTACGGCTACCTCGCTCCAG AGTACGCCTACTCGTCAAAGGCGACGACAAAGtgcgacgtgtacagcttcggggTGGTGCTAATGGAGCTGGCGACGGGGAAGAAGCCGATCGAGCCGGAGTTCGGCGACACGAGGGACATCGTGCAGTGGGTCTCCGGCaaggtggccgccggcggcgagggcgaggcgctGGACAAGCGGCTCGAGTGGAGCCCCttcaaggaggagatggtgcaggctCTCCGCGTCGCCGTCCGCTGCACCTGCAGCATCCCCGGCCTCCGCCCCACCATGGCCGACGTCGTGCAGATGCTCGCCGAGgccggccccgccgccggccggaccGCCAAGGACGCCGCCAACAAGAAGGACTCCTCCGGCGAGCCAAAGCTGTAA